A single Dermacentor variabilis isolate Ectoservices chromosome 9, ASM5094787v1, whole genome shotgun sequence DNA region contains:
- the LOC142557706 gene encoding uncharacterized protein LOC142557706, with amino-acid sequence MASREKAKGQHATTKNGRLPRRWVACFVLAIIQLIIGLGLLAVGAADVVFTLDHKCKDRTGASFLQGVVCVVSAAFALAAYSPRRVRTQGHPNRVLVAVHVLLSFLVAVVSFNVVTCLATYTGDRTTALFAVILSKVVLTYTCHVLGGVCAGVAVPDLCRNGSGLVTFDTFHRDITAKQVPQNQSSNAPTTTAAPSSAAGPVQLPEARSHVQEAPGTGEKLTVVTLPEADVIYAVPENSYVVRRPEGSYVAPPGNSRLAPFFPTYTRVAIE; translated from the exons ATGGCGTCCCGCGAGAAAGCCAAAGGACAGCACGCGACGACCAAAAACGGACGACTCCCGCGAAGATGGGTGGCCTGTTTCGTATTGGCCATCATCCAGCTCATCATCGGCCTGGGCCTTCTGGCTGTTGGTGCCGCGGACGTTGTCTTCACGCTAGACCACAAGTGTAAAGATCGCACAGGAGCCTCCTTCTTGCAG GGTGTCGTATGCGTCGTTTCTGCTGCCTTTGCCCTGGCTGCATACTCGCCACGTCGAGTTCGAACACAGGGGCATCCGAATAGAGTCCTGGTCGCGGTGCATGTTCTGCTGTCCTTCCTTGTGGCAGTAGTCAGCTTCAATGTTGTGACATGCTTGGCCACCTACACAGGTGACAGGACCACAG CCCTGTTTGCAGTTATCCTATCCAAGGTAGTGCTGACCTACACGTGCCATGTCTTGGGAGGCGTCTGTGCGGGTGTGGCGGTGCCCGACCTGTGCCGCAATGGTTCCGGCCTTGTGACATTTGACACCTTCCACAGGGATATCACTGCCAAGCAG GTGCCACAGAACCAGAGTAGCAACGCCCCCACCACGACAGCTGCTCCCAGCAGTGCAGCTGGGCCAGTGCAGCTACCTGAGGCACGTAGCCATGTACAAGAGGCCCCTGGCACAGGCGAGAAGCTCACTGTAGTCACTCTTCCAGAGGCAGACGTCATCTACGCCGTGCCTGAAAACAGCTACGTAGTGCGTCGCCCAGAGGGGTCATACGTGGCTCCCCCTGGCAACTCCCGGCTGGCACCCTTCTTCCCCACCTATACACGGGTTGCCATTGAATGA